In a single window of the Pseudomonas entomophila genome:
- a CDS encoding DapH/DapD/GlmU-related protein — MQTTWLVEVGTRVSSDTRIGDASWVRAGNHLQGVTLGQGCFIGFKCRLEHLDVADRGMLATGVVARGSKEHPIRVGRGAWIGARATLMPGVHIGAGAVVAAGALVTEDVEQDCIVVGRPARLIARRQVSEDGWPDPAPVLQKVLKRQREGLPSFLDRASCALPLVHQQNPQLSAWRIADSALIDAELSGGASVHIGEDCVLIGRSIRRGGMHDQGGIALGEHVGLGRGVVIEGAGGVVIGEHSQLDDQVTLVSSSHDHGYRSLPWKAAPISIGKRCRIGTGALIVGPVSLGDDVVVEPYAVVIRDVPAHSVVKGIIQLKEEVA, encoded by the coding sequence ATGCAGACAACATGGCTTGTCGAAGTCGGAACGCGCGTCTCGTCCGACACCCGCATTGGCGACGCCAGCTGGGTTCGCGCTGGCAACCACCTCCAGGGCGTGACCCTGGGTCAGGGGTGCTTCATCGGTTTCAAGTGCCGCCTCGAGCACCTGGATGTCGCCGATCGCGGCATGCTGGCCACCGGCGTCGTCGCTCGCGGCAGCAAGGAACACCCCATCCGTGTTGGTCGTGGCGCCTGGATCGGTGCCCGGGCAACCCTTATGCCCGGCGTGCACATCGGTGCCGGAGCGGTGGTGGCCGCAGGCGCACTGGTCACTGAAGACGTCGAGCAGGACTGCATCGTCGTCGGCCGCCCGGCACGGCTGATCGCCCGTCGCCAGGTCAGTGAGGATGGCTGGCCCGACCCCGCGCCGGTCCTGCAGAAAGTGCTCAAGCGTCAGCGCGAGGGCCTACCTTCTTTCCTCGATCGTGCCTCCTGCGCATTGCCTCTCGTGCATCAGCAAAACCCGCAGCTTAGTGCTTGGCGTATCGCCGACAGTGCGCTGATCGACGCCGAACTGTCCGGTGGCGCTTCTGTACATATCGGTGAGGACTGCGTGCTGATCGGCCGTAGCATTCGGCGCGGTGGCATGCACGATCAAGGCGGTATCGCCCTTGGCGAGCACGTCGGCCTGGGGCGTGGCGTGGTCATCGAAGGGGCTGGTGGTGTCGTCATCGGCGAGCACAGCCAGCTCGACGACCAGGTCACCCTGGTGTCGTCCTCGCACGATCATGGCTACCGCTCGCTGCCTTGGAAGGCCGCCCCCATCAGCATCGGCAAGCGCTGCCGTATCGGTACCGGCGCATTGATCGTCGGCCCTGTTTCCCTTGGCGACGACGTGGTGGTCGAACCCTACGCCGTCGTCATTCGCGATGTACCTGCACACTCGGTAGTCAAAGGCATCATTCAACTCAAGGAGGAAGTCGCATGA
- a CDS encoding TetR/AcrR family transcriptional regulator: MSGRGRPREFDRHEALVKAMLLFWDKGYDGTSLSELMGVMKIKSPSLYAAFGSKEDLFLEALELYWSTVGEEIWSELYKYERAQDSIQAVLLATARILTREDRPHGCFVTQTDLNSPLPNLRVGLKVLRCKPFEMLKNRLRLGQASREIGEHVDCESLANYYGVVQRGMAMVARDGSPRDALEKVAGHAMGNWDTIVPDRLAH, translated from the coding sequence ATGAGTGGTCGTGGAAGACCCCGGGAGTTCGATCGTCACGAAGCGCTGGTCAAGGCCATGCTGCTGTTTTGGGACAAGGGCTACGATGGCACGTCGCTGAGTGAGCTGATGGGGGTGATGAAGATCAAGTCGCCCAGCCTCTATGCCGCCTTCGGCTCCAAGGAGGACCTGTTCCTCGAAGCGCTGGAGCTTTACTGGTCCACGGTTGGCGAGGAAATCTGGAGCGAGCTGTACAAGTATGAACGGGCGCAGGACTCGATCCAGGCCGTCCTGCTGGCAACCGCCAGGATCCTCACCCGTGAAGACCGTCCCCACGGTTGTTTCGTCACCCAGACCGACCTCAATTCCCCCTTGCCCAACCTCAGGGTCGGGCTCAAGGTGCTGCGCTGCAAGCCCTTCGAGATGTTGAAGAACCGCCTGCGCCTCGGGCAGGCCAGCCGTGAGATCGGCGAGCATGTCGACTGCGAGAGCCTGGCCAACTACTACGGCGTGGTACAGCGCGGCATGGCCATGGTGGCGCGTGACGGTTCACCACGCGATGCGCTGGAGAAAGTGGCAGGCCATGCCATGGGCAATTGGGACACCATCGTCCCGGATCGTCTCGCGCACTGA